In the Phaseolus vulgaris cultivar G19833 chromosome 7, P. vulgaris v2.0, whole genome shotgun sequence genome, one interval contains:
- the LOC137827753 gene encoding trihelix transcription factor DF1-like produces MQLGDTTAMETSSGEAVAAHDGGEVIMMDATSGEEKGKEGGLEEEEEGDKINNSCAGNRWPRQETLALLKIRSDMDAVFRDSSLKGPLWEEVARKLAELGYHRSSKKCKEKFENVYKYHKRTKESRSGKQEGKHYKFFDQLQALENQFIVSYPLTPQPTLATTNTVALLPPPTKPSDTTTISYVTTTVPSTNPTAISLLSPPPPPPPPTNATTTTTITSPTVLTNPSNPPQPNNNNHNIPYSLPNMNNLFSTTSTSSSTASDEDLEEKYRKKRKWKDYFRRLTRQVLAKQEEMQKRFLEAIDKREREHVAQQDAWRIQEMARINREHELLVQERSTAAAKNAAVIAFLQQLSGQNQNPSTQAGANFLQPPPSQPPPTPQVSQVKPPPQHAPQPQTPMVMANINNIEIQKMSNGHSAVAATPTTAATAICVVSTTPTSLNSLSSSRWPKAEVHALIRLRTSLETKYQENGPKAPLWEDISAGMLRIGYNRSAKRCKEKWENINKYFKKVKESNKHRRENSKTCPYFNELDAIYKEKSKTQNPFGASFLNMKPHELMEPLMVQPEQQWRPPSQYEEGAVKENSESEYERKEREEEEEEDDEEVEEDENEEGDLESVEDEGGSRYEIATNKLSSVDAV; encoded by the exons atGCAGCTTGGAGACACCACAGCCATGGAAACCTCCTCCGGAGAGGCTGTGGCGGCGCATGACGGTGGCGAGGTGATTATGATGGATGCAACTTCcggtgaagagaagggaaaAGAGGGTGgcttagaagaagaagaagaaggtgaCAAGATCAACAACTCATGCGCTGGAAACAGATGGCCCCGCCAAGAAACTTTGGCTCTCTTGAAGATAAGGTCGGATATGGATGCTGTATTTCGTGATTCAAGTCTTAAGGGTCCACTTTGGGAAGAAGTTGCAAG GAAACTAGCAGAACTGGGTTACCACCGAAGCTCGAAGAAATGTAAGGAGAAATTCGAGAATGTGTACAAGTACCACAAAAGAACCAAAGAGAGTAGAAGCGGGAAACAGGAGGGAAAACACTACAAGTTTTTTGATCAATTACAAGCCCTTGAGAACCAATTCATAGTCTCTTACCCGTTAACACCACAACCCACCTTGGCAACAACAAACACGGTTGCATTATTACCTCCCCCAACAAAGCCTAGTGATACAACCACAATCTCTTATGTCACCACCACTGTTCCCTCCACAAACCCTACAGCAATATCTCTCttatcaccaccaccaccaccaccaccacctacCAATGCCACCACCACAACCACCATCACTTCTCCAACAGTACTAACCAACCCTAGCAATCCTCCTCAACCCAACAACAATAACCATAACATCCCTTACTCTTTACCTAACATGAATAACCTCTTCTCCACAACTTCAACCTCTTCTTCCACGGCCTCTGATGAAGACTTGGAAGAGAAATACCGGAAGAAGAGAAAGTGGAAGGACTACTTCAGGAGGCTCACAAGGCAAGTCCTGGCCAAGCAAGAGGAAATGCAAAAGAGGTTCCTGGAAGCCATAGACAAAAGGGAGAGAGAACACGTGGCACAGCAAGACGCTTGGAGGATCCAAGAAATGGCAAGGATCAATAGAGAACACGAACTTCTTGTCCAAGAAAGATCAACGGCAGCAGCGAAAAATGCAGCAGTTATTGCTTTTTTGCAACAGTTATCTGGTCAGAACCAGAACCCCTCAACACAAGCCGGTGCCAATTTCCTTCAACCACCGCCTTCACAACCACCACCTACACCCCAAGTATCACAAGTAAAACCACCACCGCAACATGCTCCACAACCACAAACACCAATGGTGATGgcaaatattaacaatattgaaATTCAGAAAATGAGTAATGGTCACAGTGCAGTTGCTGCTACTCCTACAACTGCTGCTACTGCTATCTGCGTTGTTTCTACCACTCCTACTTCATTGAACTCTTTATCTTCTTCTAGGTGGCCAAAAGCTGAGGTTCATGCTTTGATAAGGTTGAGGACGAGTCTTGAAACCAAGTACCAAGAAAATGGACCAAAGGCTCCACTATGGGAGGACATATCAGCAGGAATGTTGAGGATCGGGTACAACAGGAGTGCCAAGAGATGCAAAGAGAAATGGGAGAACATCAACAAGTACTTCAAGAAAGTCAAGGAAAGCAACAAGCATAGGCGCGAGAATAGTAAGACATGTCCCTATTTTAATGAACTCGATGCCATATACAAAGAAAAGAGCAAAACTCAGAACCCCTTTGGCGCTTCATTCCTCAACATGAAGCCACACGAGCTGATGGAGCCCTTGATGGTGCAACCGGAGCAGCAATGGAGACCTCCTTCCCAATACGAAGAGGGTGCAGTGAAGGAGAACAGTGAGAGCGAGTacgaaagaaaagaaagagaggaggaagaggaagaagatgatgaagaggtAGAAGAGGATGAGAATGAAGAGGGAGATCTAGAGAGTGTGGAAGATGAAGGAGGTAGCCGTTATGAGATTGCGACAAATAAACTTTCTTCAGTGGACGCAGTTTAA